Proteins encoded together in one Rhinopithecus roxellana isolate Shanxi Qingling chromosome 3, ASM756505v1, whole genome shotgun sequence window:
- the HNRNPH1 gene encoding heterogeneous nuclear ribonucleoprotein H isoform X1, producing MMLGTEGGEGFVVKVRGLPWSCSADEVQRFFSDCKIQNGAQGIRFIYTREGRPSGEAFVELESEDEVKLALKKDRETMGHRYVEVFKSNNVEMDWVLKHTGPNSPDTANDGFVRLRGLPFGCSKEEIVQFFSGLEIVPNGITLPVDFQGRSTGEAFVQFASQEIAEKALKKHKERIGHRYIEIFKSSRAEVRTHYDPPRKLMAMQRPGPYDRPGAGRGYNSIGRGAGFERMRRGAYGGGYGGYDDYNGYNDGYGFGSDRFGRDLNYCFSGMSDHRYGDGGSTFQSTTGHCVHMRGLPYRATENDIYNFFSPLNPVRVHIEIGPDGRVTGEADVEFATHEDAVAAMSKDKANMQHRYVELFLNSTAGASGGAYGSQMLGGMGLCKYHFSVFFFKLTLYAFSLISEHRYVELFLNSTAGASGGAYGSQMMGGMGLSNQSSYGGPASQQLSGGYGGGYGGQSSMSGYGNQGAMNSSYYSSGSRASMGVNGMGGMSSMSSMSGGWGM from the exons ATGATGTTGGGCACCGAAGGCGGAGAGGGATTCGTGGTGAAGGTCCGGGGCTTGCCCTGGTCTTGCTCGGCCGATGAAGTGCAGAGGTTTTTTTCTG ACTGCAAAATTCAAAATGGGGCTCAAGGTATTCGTTTCATCTACACCAGAGAAGGCAGACCAAGTGGCGAGGCTTTTGTTGAACTTGAATCAGAAGATGAAGTCAAATTGGCCctgaaaaaagacagagaaactaTGGGACACAGATATGTTGAAG TATTCAAGTCAAACAACGTTGAAATGGATTGGGTGTTGAAGCATACTGGTCCAAATAGTCCTGACACGGCCAATGATGGCTTTGTACGGCTTAGAGGACTTCCCTTTGGATGTAGCAAGGAAGAAATTGTTCAGTTCTTCTCAG GGTTGGAAATCGTGCCAAATGGGATAACATTGCCGGTGGACTTCCAGGGGAGGAGTACGGGGGAGGCCTTCGTGCAGTTTGCTTCACAGGAAATAGCTGAAAAGGCTCTAAAGAAACACAAGGAAAGAATAGGGCACAG GTATATTGAGATCTTTAAGAGCAGTAGAGCTGAAGTTAGAACTCATTATGATCCACCACGAAAGCTTATGGCCATGCAGCGGCCAGGTCCCTATGACAGACCTGGGGCTGGCAGAGGGTATAACAGCATTGGCAGAGGAGCTGGCTTTGAGAGGATGAGGCGCGGTGCTTATGGTGGAG GCTATGGAGGCTATGACGATTACAATGGCTATAATGATGGCTATGGATTTGGGTCAGATAGATTTGGAAGAG ACCTCAATTACTGTTTTTCAGGAATGTCTGATCACAGATACGGGGATGGTGGCTCTACTTTCCAGAGCACAACAGGACACTGTGTACACATGCGTGGATTACCTTACAGAGCTACTGAGAATGACATTTATAAT TTTTTTTCACCACTCAATCCTGTGAGAGTACACATTGAAATTGGTCCTGATGGCAGAGTAACTGGTGAAGCAGATGTCGAGTTTGCAACTCATGAAGATGCCGTGGCAGCTATGTCAAAAGACAAAGCAAATATGC aaCACAGATATGTAGAACTCTTCTTGAATTCTACAGCAGGAGCAAGCGGTGGTGCTTACGGTAGCCAAATGCTAGGAGGCATGGGTTTGTGTAAATATCactttagtgtctttttttttaagctaaccTTGTAtgctttttctctcatttcagaACACAGATATGTAGAACTCTTCTTGAATTCTACAGCAGGAGCAAGCGGTGGTGCTTATGGTAGCCAAATGATGGGAGGCATGGGCTTGT caaaccagtccaGTTATGGTGGCCCAGCCAGCCAGCAGCTGAGTGGTGGTTATGGAGGCGGCTATGGTGGCCAGAGCAGCATGAGTGGATACG GTAACCAAGGAGCAATGAACAGCAGCTACTACAGTAGTGGAAGCCGTGCATCTATGGGCGTGAACGGAATGGGAGGGATGTCTAGCATGTCCAGTATGAGTGGTGGATGGGGAATGTAA
- the HNRNPH1 gene encoding heterogeneous nuclear ribonucleoprotein H isoform X4, with translation MMLGTEGGEGFVVKVRGLPWSCSADEVQRFFSDCKIQNGAQGIRFIYTREGRPSGEAFVELESEDEVKLALKKDRETMGHRYVEVFKSNNVEMDWVLKHTGPNSPDTANDGFVRLRGLPFGCSKEEIVQFFSGLEIVPNGITLPVDFQGRSTGEAFVQFASQEIAEKALKKHKERIGHRYIEIFKSSRAEVRTHYDPPRKLMAMQRPGPYDRPGAGRGYNSIGRGAGFERMRRGAYGGGYGGYDDYNGYNDGYGFGSDRFGRDLNYCFSGMSDHRYGDGGSTFQSTTGHCVHMRGLPYRATENDIYNFFSPLNPVRVHIEIGPDGRVTGEADVEFATHEDAVAAMSKDKANMQHRYVELFLNSTAGASGGAYEHRYVELFLNSTAGASGGAYGSQMMGGMGLSNQSSYGGPASQQLSGGYGGGYGGQSSMSGYGNQGAMNSSYYSSGSRASMGVNGMGGMSSMSSMSGGWGM, from the exons ATGATGTTGGGCACCGAAGGCGGAGAGGGATTCGTGGTGAAGGTCCGGGGCTTGCCCTGGTCTTGCTCGGCCGATGAAGTGCAGAGGTTTTTTTCTG ACTGCAAAATTCAAAATGGGGCTCAAGGTATTCGTTTCATCTACACCAGAGAAGGCAGACCAAGTGGCGAGGCTTTTGTTGAACTTGAATCAGAAGATGAAGTCAAATTGGCCctgaaaaaagacagagaaactaTGGGACACAGATATGTTGAAG TATTCAAGTCAAACAACGTTGAAATGGATTGGGTGTTGAAGCATACTGGTCCAAATAGTCCTGACACGGCCAATGATGGCTTTGTACGGCTTAGAGGACTTCCCTTTGGATGTAGCAAGGAAGAAATTGTTCAGTTCTTCTCAG GGTTGGAAATCGTGCCAAATGGGATAACATTGCCGGTGGACTTCCAGGGGAGGAGTACGGGGGAGGCCTTCGTGCAGTTTGCTTCACAGGAAATAGCTGAAAAGGCTCTAAAGAAACACAAGGAAAGAATAGGGCACAG GTATATTGAGATCTTTAAGAGCAGTAGAGCTGAAGTTAGAACTCATTATGATCCACCACGAAAGCTTATGGCCATGCAGCGGCCAGGTCCCTATGACAGACCTGGGGCTGGCAGAGGGTATAACAGCATTGGCAGAGGAGCTGGCTTTGAGAGGATGAGGCGCGGTGCTTATGGTGGAG GCTATGGAGGCTATGACGATTACAATGGCTATAATGATGGCTATGGATTTGGGTCAGATAGATTTGGAAGAG ACCTCAATTACTGTTTTTCAGGAATGTCTGATCACAGATACGGGGATGGTGGCTCTACTTTCCAGAGCACAACAGGACACTGTGTACACATGCGTGGATTACCTTACAGAGCTACTGAGAATGACATTTATAAT TTTTTTTCACCACTCAATCCTGTGAGAGTACACATTGAAATTGGTCCTGATGGCAGAGTAACTGGTGAAGCAGATGTCGAGTTTGCAACTCATGAAGATGCCGTGGCAGCTATGTCAAAAGACAAAGCAAATATGC aaCACAGATATGTAGAACTCTTCTTGAATTCTACAGCAGGAGCAAGCGGTGGTGCTTACG aACACAGATATGTAGAACTCTTCTTGAATTCTACAGCAGGAGCAAGCGGTGGTGCTTATGGTAGCCAAATGATGGGAGGCATGGGCTTGT caaaccagtccaGTTATGGTGGCCCAGCCAGCCAGCAGCTGAGTGGTGGTTATGGAGGCGGCTATGGTGGCCAGAGCAGCATGAGTGGATACG GTAACCAAGGAGCAATGAACAGCAGCTACTACAGTAGTGGAAGCCGTGCATCTATGGGCGTGAACGGAATGGGAGGGATGTCTAGCATGTCCAGTATGAGTGGTGGATGGGGAATGTAA
- the HNRNPH1 gene encoding heterogeneous nuclear ribonucleoprotein H isoform X5 — MMLGTEGGEGFVVKVRGLPWSCSADEVQRFFSDCKIQNGAQGIRFIYTREGRPSGEAFVELESEDEVKLALKKDRETMGHRYVEVFKSNNVEMDWVLKHTGPNSPDTANDGFVRLRGLPFGCSKEEIVQFFSGLEIVPNGITLPVDFQGRSTGEAFVQFASQEIAEKALKKHKERIGHRYIEIFKSSRAEVRTHYDPPRKLMAMQRPGPYDRPGAGRGYNSIGRGAGFERMRRGAYGGGYGGYDDYNGYNDGYGFGSDRFGRDLNYCFSGMSDHRYGDGGSTFQSTTGHCVHMRGLPYRATENDIYNFFSPLNPVRVHIEIGPDGRVTGEADVEFATHEDAVAAMSKDKANMQHRYVELFLNSTAGASGGAYGSQMLGGMGLCKYHFSVFFFKLTLYAFSLISEHRYVELFLNSTAGASGGAYANQSSYGGPASQQLSGGYGGGYGGQSSMSGYDQVLQENSSDFQSNIA, encoded by the exons ATGATGTTGGGCACCGAAGGCGGAGAGGGATTCGTGGTGAAGGTCCGGGGCTTGCCCTGGTCTTGCTCGGCCGATGAAGTGCAGAGGTTTTTTTCTG ACTGCAAAATTCAAAATGGGGCTCAAGGTATTCGTTTCATCTACACCAGAGAAGGCAGACCAAGTGGCGAGGCTTTTGTTGAACTTGAATCAGAAGATGAAGTCAAATTGGCCctgaaaaaagacagagaaactaTGGGACACAGATATGTTGAAG TATTCAAGTCAAACAACGTTGAAATGGATTGGGTGTTGAAGCATACTGGTCCAAATAGTCCTGACACGGCCAATGATGGCTTTGTACGGCTTAGAGGACTTCCCTTTGGATGTAGCAAGGAAGAAATTGTTCAGTTCTTCTCAG GGTTGGAAATCGTGCCAAATGGGATAACATTGCCGGTGGACTTCCAGGGGAGGAGTACGGGGGAGGCCTTCGTGCAGTTTGCTTCACAGGAAATAGCTGAAAAGGCTCTAAAGAAACACAAGGAAAGAATAGGGCACAG GTATATTGAGATCTTTAAGAGCAGTAGAGCTGAAGTTAGAACTCATTATGATCCACCACGAAAGCTTATGGCCATGCAGCGGCCAGGTCCCTATGACAGACCTGGGGCTGGCAGAGGGTATAACAGCATTGGCAGAGGAGCTGGCTTTGAGAGGATGAGGCGCGGTGCTTATGGTGGAG GCTATGGAGGCTATGACGATTACAATGGCTATAATGATGGCTATGGATTTGGGTCAGATAGATTTGGAAGAG ACCTCAATTACTGTTTTTCAGGAATGTCTGATCACAGATACGGGGATGGTGGCTCTACTTTCCAGAGCACAACAGGACACTGTGTACACATGCGTGGATTACCTTACAGAGCTACTGAGAATGACATTTATAAT TTTTTTTCACCACTCAATCCTGTGAGAGTACACATTGAAATTGGTCCTGATGGCAGAGTAACTGGTGAAGCAGATGTCGAGTTTGCAACTCATGAAGATGCCGTGGCAGCTATGTCAAAAGACAAAGCAAATATGC aaCACAGATATGTAGAACTCTTCTTGAATTCTACAGCAGGAGCAAGCGGTGGTGCTTACGGTAGCCAAATGCTAGGAGGCATGGGTTTGTGTAAATATCactttagtgtctttttttttaagctaaccTTGTAtgctttttctctcatttcagaACACAGATATGTAGAACTCTTCTTGAATTCTACAGCAGGAGCAAGCGGTGGTGCTTATG caaaccagtccaGTTATGGTGGCCCAGCCAGCCAGCAGCTGAGTGGTGGTTATGGAGGCGGCTATGGTGGCCAGAGCAGCATGAGTGGATACG ACCAAGTTTTACAGGAAAACTCCAGTGATTTTCAATCAAACATTGCATag
- the HNRNPH1 gene encoding heterogeneous nuclear ribonucleoprotein H isoform X2, which produces MMLGTEGGEGFVVKVRGLPWSCSADEVQRFFSDCKIQNGAQGIRFIYTREGRPSGEAFVELESEDEVKLALKKDRETMGHRYVEVFKSNNVEMDWVLKHTGPNSPDTANDGFVRLRGLPFGCSKEEIVQFFSGLEIVPNGITLPVDFQGRSTGEAFVQFASQEIAEKALKKHKERIGHRYIEIFKSSRAEVRTHYDPPRKLMAMQRPGPYDRPGAGRGYNSIGRGAGFERMRRGAYGGGYGGYDDYNGYNDGYGFGSDRFGRDLNYCFSGMSDHRYGDGGSTFQSTTGHCVHMRGLPYRATENDIYNFFSPLNPVRVHIEIGPDGRVTGEADVEFATHEDAVAAMSKDKANMQHRYVELFLNSTAGASGGAYGSQMLGGMGLCKYHFSVFFFKLTLYAFSLISEHRYVELFLNSTAGASGGAYANQSSYGGPASQQLSGGYGGGYGGQSSMSGYGNQGAMNSSYYSSGSRASMGVNGMGGMSSMSSMSGGWGM; this is translated from the exons ATGATGTTGGGCACCGAAGGCGGAGAGGGATTCGTGGTGAAGGTCCGGGGCTTGCCCTGGTCTTGCTCGGCCGATGAAGTGCAGAGGTTTTTTTCTG ACTGCAAAATTCAAAATGGGGCTCAAGGTATTCGTTTCATCTACACCAGAGAAGGCAGACCAAGTGGCGAGGCTTTTGTTGAACTTGAATCAGAAGATGAAGTCAAATTGGCCctgaaaaaagacagagaaactaTGGGACACAGATATGTTGAAG TATTCAAGTCAAACAACGTTGAAATGGATTGGGTGTTGAAGCATACTGGTCCAAATAGTCCTGACACGGCCAATGATGGCTTTGTACGGCTTAGAGGACTTCCCTTTGGATGTAGCAAGGAAGAAATTGTTCAGTTCTTCTCAG GGTTGGAAATCGTGCCAAATGGGATAACATTGCCGGTGGACTTCCAGGGGAGGAGTACGGGGGAGGCCTTCGTGCAGTTTGCTTCACAGGAAATAGCTGAAAAGGCTCTAAAGAAACACAAGGAAAGAATAGGGCACAG GTATATTGAGATCTTTAAGAGCAGTAGAGCTGAAGTTAGAACTCATTATGATCCACCACGAAAGCTTATGGCCATGCAGCGGCCAGGTCCCTATGACAGACCTGGGGCTGGCAGAGGGTATAACAGCATTGGCAGAGGAGCTGGCTTTGAGAGGATGAGGCGCGGTGCTTATGGTGGAG GCTATGGAGGCTATGACGATTACAATGGCTATAATGATGGCTATGGATTTGGGTCAGATAGATTTGGAAGAG ACCTCAATTACTGTTTTTCAGGAATGTCTGATCACAGATACGGGGATGGTGGCTCTACTTTCCAGAGCACAACAGGACACTGTGTACACATGCGTGGATTACCTTACAGAGCTACTGAGAATGACATTTATAAT TTTTTTTCACCACTCAATCCTGTGAGAGTACACATTGAAATTGGTCCTGATGGCAGAGTAACTGGTGAAGCAGATGTCGAGTTTGCAACTCATGAAGATGCCGTGGCAGCTATGTCAAAAGACAAAGCAAATATGC aaCACAGATATGTAGAACTCTTCTTGAATTCTACAGCAGGAGCAAGCGGTGGTGCTTACGGTAGCCAAATGCTAGGAGGCATGGGTTTGTGTAAATATCactttagtgtctttttttttaagctaaccTTGTAtgctttttctctcatttcagaACACAGATATGTAGAACTCTTCTTGAATTCTACAGCAGGAGCAAGCGGTGGTGCTTATG caaaccagtccaGTTATGGTGGCCCAGCCAGCCAGCAGCTGAGTGGTGGTTATGGAGGCGGCTATGGTGGCCAGAGCAGCATGAGTGGATACG GTAACCAAGGAGCAATGAACAGCAGCTACTACAGTAGTGGAAGCCGTGCATCTATGGGCGTGAACGGAATGGGAGGGATGTCTAGCATGTCCAGTATGAGTGGTGGATGGGGAATGTAA
- the HNRNPH1 gene encoding heterogeneous nuclear ribonucleoprotein H isoform X6 translates to MMLGTEGGEGFVVKVRGLPWSCSADEVQRFFSDCKIQNGAQGIRFIYTREGRPSGEAFVELESEDEVKLALKKDRETMGHRYVEVFKSNNVEMDWVLKHTGPNSPDTANDGFVRLRGLPFGCSKEEIVQFFSGLEIVPNGITLPVDFQGRSTGEAFVQFASQEIAEKALKKHKERIGHRYIEIFKSSRAEVRTHYDPPRKLMAMQRPGPYDRPGAGRGYNSIGRGAGFERMRRGAYGGGYGGYDDYNGYNDGYGFGSDRFGRDLNYCFSGMSDHRYGDGGSTFQSTTGHCVHMRGLPYRATENDIYNFFSPLNPVRVHIEIGPDGRVTGEADVEFATHEDAVAAMSKDKANMQHRYVELFLNSTAGASGGAYEHRYVELFLNSTAGASGGAYANQSSYGGPASQQLSGGYGGGYGGQSSMSGYGNQGAMNSSYYSSGSRASMGVNGMGGMSSMSSMSGGWGM, encoded by the exons ATGATGTTGGGCACCGAAGGCGGAGAGGGATTCGTGGTGAAGGTCCGGGGCTTGCCCTGGTCTTGCTCGGCCGATGAAGTGCAGAGGTTTTTTTCTG ACTGCAAAATTCAAAATGGGGCTCAAGGTATTCGTTTCATCTACACCAGAGAAGGCAGACCAAGTGGCGAGGCTTTTGTTGAACTTGAATCAGAAGATGAAGTCAAATTGGCCctgaaaaaagacagagaaactaTGGGACACAGATATGTTGAAG TATTCAAGTCAAACAACGTTGAAATGGATTGGGTGTTGAAGCATACTGGTCCAAATAGTCCTGACACGGCCAATGATGGCTTTGTACGGCTTAGAGGACTTCCCTTTGGATGTAGCAAGGAAGAAATTGTTCAGTTCTTCTCAG GGTTGGAAATCGTGCCAAATGGGATAACATTGCCGGTGGACTTCCAGGGGAGGAGTACGGGGGAGGCCTTCGTGCAGTTTGCTTCACAGGAAATAGCTGAAAAGGCTCTAAAGAAACACAAGGAAAGAATAGGGCACAG GTATATTGAGATCTTTAAGAGCAGTAGAGCTGAAGTTAGAACTCATTATGATCCACCACGAAAGCTTATGGCCATGCAGCGGCCAGGTCCCTATGACAGACCTGGGGCTGGCAGAGGGTATAACAGCATTGGCAGAGGAGCTGGCTTTGAGAGGATGAGGCGCGGTGCTTATGGTGGAG GCTATGGAGGCTATGACGATTACAATGGCTATAATGATGGCTATGGATTTGGGTCAGATAGATTTGGAAGAG ACCTCAATTACTGTTTTTCAGGAATGTCTGATCACAGATACGGGGATGGTGGCTCTACTTTCCAGAGCACAACAGGACACTGTGTACACATGCGTGGATTACCTTACAGAGCTACTGAGAATGACATTTATAAT TTTTTTTCACCACTCAATCCTGTGAGAGTACACATTGAAATTGGTCCTGATGGCAGAGTAACTGGTGAAGCAGATGTCGAGTTTGCAACTCATGAAGATGCCGTGGCAGCTATGTCAAAAGACAAAGCAAATATGC aaCACAGATATGTAGAACTCTTCTTGAATTCTACAGCAGGAGCAAGCGGTGGTGCTTACG aACACAGATATGTAGAACTCTTCTTGAATTCTACAGCAGGAGCAAGCGGTGGTGCTTATG caaaccagtccaGTTATGGTGGCCCAGCCAGCCAGCAGCTGAGTGGTGGTTATGGAGGCGGCTATGGTGGCCAGAGCAGCATGAGTGGATACG GTAACCAAGGAGCAATGAACAGCAGCTACTACAGTAGTGGAAGCCGTGCATCTATGGGCGTGAACGGAATGGGAGGGATGTCTAGCATGTCCAGTATGAGTGGTGGATGGGGAATGTAA
- the HNRNPH1 gene encoding heterogeneous nuclear ribonucleoprotein H isoform X7, translating to MMLGTEGGEGFVVKVRGLPWSCSADEVQRFFSDCKIQNGAQGIRFIYTREGRPSGEAFVELESEDEVKLALKKDRETMGHRYVEVFKSNNVEMDWVLKHTGPNSPDTANDGFVRLRGLPFGCSKEEIVQFFSGLEIVPNGITLPVDFQGRSTGEAFVQFASQEIAEKALKKHKERIGHRYIEIFKSSRAEVRTHYDPPRKLMAMQRPGPYDRPGAGRGYNSIGRGAGFERMRRGAYGGGYGGYDDYNGYNDGYGFGSDRFGRDLNYCFSGMSDHRYGDGGSTFQSTTGHCVHMRGLPYRATENDIYNFFSPLNPVRVHIEIGPDGRVTGEADVEFATHEDAVAAMSKDKANMQHRYVELFLNSTAGASGGAYGSQMLGGMGLSNQSSYGGPASQQLSGGYGGGYGGQSSMSGYGNQGAMNSSYYSSGSRASMGVNGMGGMSSMSSMSGGWGM from the exons ATGATGTTGGGCACCGAAGGCGGAGAGGGATTCGTGGTGAAGGTCCGGGGCTTGCCCTGGTCTTGCTCGGCCGATGAAGTGCAGAGGTTTTTTTCTG ACTGCAAAATTCAAAATGGGGCTCAAGGTATTCGTTTCATCTACACCAGAGAAGGCAGACCAAGTGGCGAGGCTTTTGTTGAACTTGAATCAGAAGATGAAGTCAAATTGGCCctgaaaaaagacagagaaactaTGGGACACAGATATGTTGAAG TATTCAAGTCAAACAACGTTGAAATGGATTGGGTGTTGAAGCATACTGGTCCAAATAGTCCTGACACGGCCAATGATGGCTTTGTACGGCTTAGAGGACTTCCCTTTGGATGTAGCAAGGAAGAAATTGTTCAGTTCTTCTCAG GGTTGGAAATCGTGCCAAATGGGATAACATTGCCGGTGGACTTCCAGGGGAGGAGTACGGGGGAGGCCTTCGTGCAGTTTGCTTCACAGGAAATAGCTGAAAAGGCTCTAAAGAAACACAAGGAAAGAATAGGGCACAG GTATATTGAGATCTTTAAGAGCAGTAGAGCTGAAGTTAGAACTCATTATGATCCACCACGAAAGCTTATGGCCATGCAGCGGCCAGGTCCCTATGACAGACCTGGGGCTGGCAGAGGGTATAACAGCATTGGCAGAGGAGCTGGCTTTGAGAGGATGAGGCGCGGTGCTTATGGTGGAG GCTATGGAGGCTATGACGATTACAATGGCTATAATGATGGCTATGGATTTGGGTCAGATAGATTTGGAAGAG ACCTCAATTACTGTTTTTCAGGAATGTCTGATCACAGATACGGGGATGGTGGCTCTACTTTCCAGAGCACAACAGGACACTGTGTACACATGCGTGGATTACCTTACAGAGCTACTGAGAATGACATTTATAAT TTTTTTTCACCACTCAATCCTGTGAGAGTACACATTGAAATTGGTCCTGATGGCAGAGTAACTGGTGAAGCAGATGTCGAGTTTGCAACTCATGAAGATGCCGTGGCAGCTATGTCAAAAGACAAAGCAAATATGC aaCACAGATATGTAGAACTCTTCTTGAATTCTACAGCAGGAGCAAGCGGTGGTGCTTACGGTAGCCAAATGCTAGGAGGCATGGGTTTGT caaaccagtccaGTTATGGTGGCCCAGCCAGCCAGCAGCTGAGTGGTGGTTATGGAGGCGGCTATGGTGGCCAGAGCAGCATGAGTGGATACG GTAACCAAGGAGCAATGAACAGCAGCTACTACAGTAGTGGAAGCCGTGCATCTATGGGCGTGAACGGAATGGGAGGGATGTCTAGCATGTCCAGTATGAGTGGTGGATGGGGAATGTAA
- the HNRNPH1 gene encoding heterogeneous nuclear ribonucleoprotein H isoform X11 — MAMQRPGPYDRPGAGRGYNSIGRGAGFERMRRGAYGGGYGGYDDYNGYNDGYGFGSDRFGRDLNYCFSGMSDHRYGDGGSTFQSTTGHCVHMRGLPYRATENDIYNFFSPLNPVRVHIEIGPDGRVTGEADVEFATHEDAVAAMSKDKANMQHRYVELFLNSTAGASGGAYEHRYVELFLNSTAGASGGAYGSQMMGGMGLSNQSSYGGPASQQLSGGYGGGYGGQSSMSGYGNQGAMNSSYYSSGSRASMGVNGMGGMSSMSSMSGGWGM; from the exons ATGGCCATGCAGCGGCCAGGTCCCTATGACAGACCTGGGGCTGGCAGAGGGTATAACAGCATTGGCAGAGGAGCTGGCTTTGAGAGGATGAGGCGCGGTGCTTATGGTGGAG GCTATGGAGGCTATGACGATTACAATGGCTATAATGATGGCTATGGATTTGGGTCAGATAGATTTGGAAGAG ACCTCAATTACTGTTTTTCAGGAATGTCTGATCACAGATACGGGGATGGTGGCTCTACTTTCCAGAGCACAACAGGACACTGTGTACACATGCGTGGATTACCTTACAGAGCTACTGAGAATGACATTTATAAT TTTTTTTCACCACTCAATCCTGTGAGAGTACACATTGAAATTGGTCCTGATGGCAGAGTAACTGGTGAAGCAGATGTCGAGTTTGCAACTCATGAAGATGCCGTGGCAGCTATGTCAAAAGACAAAGCAAATATGC aaCACAGATATGTAGAACTCTTCTTGAATTCTACAGCAGGAGCAAGCGGTGGTGCTTACG aACACAGATATGTAGAACTCTTCTTGAATTCTACAGCAGGAGCAAGCGGTGGTGCTTATGGTAGCCAAATGATGGGAGGCATGGGCTTGT caaaccagtccaGTTATGGTGGCCCAGCCAGCCAGCAGCTGAGTGGTGGTTATGGAGGCGGCTATGGTGGCCAGAGCAGCATGAGTGGATACG GTAACCAAGGAGCAATGAACAGCAGCTACTACAGTAGTGGAAGCCGTGCATCTATGGGCGTGAACGGAATGGGAGGGATGTCTAGCATGTCCAGTATGAGTGGTGGATGGGGAATGTAA